The DNA segment CGAGCATCCGGCGCAGGATGTCCCGGGTGTCCGGGTCGGCCGTCGCGATCCCGGTGCCGCGCCTGATGGTCGGAGCTTGCGTGGAGCCGGACAGGGTGATGTGCCCGTCGACGGCGGCGCCGAGCAGCCACGCGATCCGGTGCTCGGGCTCGACCCGTTCGGCGAGCAGGACGCCGCCCTGAGCGGGGGTCAGCCCCTCGGGGAGTGCGGCGCTCGGGGTGAGGGCGGAGATGAGTCCGCGGTGCCCGACGCGTCGCGCTCTGCCGGGAGTCCCGTCGGGTCCCTCGGGCGCGTACCGGTCGCGGCCGGCGACCCGGAGCAGCCCGCACGCGATCACGGCGGCGGCCAGGGCGGCGCCGACGGCGAGCAGCACGGCCTTCAGGGGCCGCTCGACGGTGGTGCCGACGGCCTTCCCGGTGGGCGGCGCGGGCAGCCGGTCCGCGGCGCCGGTCCCCTTTTTGCCGCCGGTGGCGTACAGAGTGACGCCTTCTTTGCCCTTGAGCACGGCGAGCCGGACGCTCAGCGCGCCGGGTCCGGTCCGCTCGACCCGGCAGCGGTCGGTGGCGTTCCACCCGCCGTGCACACAGCGGGTGCCCGTGAGGCCGTAGGGCGCCACGACGTGGATCTCGACGTCCGCGCGGTCGACCCGCCAGCCGGTCCCGACCGCGTCCCAGGCGAGCTTGCCGTTCTTCACGACGTCCTGGAGCGTGTACTGCACCCGGTAGCGGTGCAGGCCCTCGACGCCGCCGCCGGGGTCGCCCACCTTGATGCGGGTCGCGATCTCGTCGCCGCCGTCCTGTCTGCGGTAGTGGTCGCCGTAGTCGAGCTCCCACGGCACCACGGCGCCGTCCTCGGTGGCGCGGACCTTGGCCTCTTCGTGGTCGTAGGGCAGGTCCGGCAGGTCCCGGTAGATACCGTGCCGGGGGGTGTCCCTGTAGCCGAAGTCGTAGTCGATCACCTCGGTGATGCGGGCGCTGCCGTCCTCGGCGATCTCGGCGCCCACCCACATCCTGGTGACCCGCTCCTCGTTCCCCAGCAGGCGTGCGACCCCCACGGACGCGGCGAGCACCAGCAGGGCGGCGAGGATGCCGATCAGGCCTCGGATCCTGCGCCGCCGTACCGAAGTTCTCCGGCCGGGTCTTCCTCCACGTGTTCCGTCGCTCACGGCGCCCCCCTCAAGACGTACCTGTGAACAAAGCAGAAGAGCCGGTCCGCGTTGACGGACCGGCTCTCTCCCGGTGGGCGATACTGGGTTCGAACCAGTGACCTCTTCGGTGTGAACGAAGCGCTCTCCCACTGAGCTAATCGCCCGGGAACGCACTGAACAATACAGGTCCTGGCGGGGTTGGTTCAAACCGCTGCCGGATGACGGAGCGGTTCGCGCCCGCCGGCCCGCGTCATCGGGCGGTGGCCGACGCGGAAGGTGAGCTGCCCCGGGCGGCCGGCCATCGGGGCGAGGGCCCGCGGACCTCGGCGATCCGTTCAGGGACCACAGGGCGGAGGCGGCAGTGGGTCCCGCCTAGGAGTCGAGCCCGCCCGGCCGGCAGTGGGTCCTGCCCAGGGGCCGAGCCCGCCCGGGCGGCCGCCGGGGATTCTGAGTACGCGTACTCATGCGCCGCGCCGTGACGCGGACCACACTCGGGGCGAGCGCCGCCGCCCGTGCGACGGCGCTCGTCCGGCATCGATGTGACCGGGCCTCAGATCACCCTCTCGCACAGGGCACTTGAGGTCGTCGAGAATTTCCCCCATGTCGCGCTTCCGGGGAAATCCGACAGCATTCCTGAATAGGTCCGGGGAATTTTCCGCCGGCGACCGGAGGCGGGAACTCCCCGCCGGAAGGAAGGTCGGTCGCGGGTAACGGATCGTCACCGTCCTCTTTCCGGTGGGGCGATCGCCTCGCACGCATACGAC comes from the Streptomyces sp. NBC_00820 genome and includes:
- a CDS encoding DUF2207 family protein, with translation MSDGTRGGRPGRRTSVRRRRIRGLIGILAALLVLAASVGVARLLGNEERVTRMWVGAEIAEDGSARITEVIDYDFGYRDTPRHGIYRDLPDLPYDHEEAKVRATEDGAVVPWELDYGDHYRRQDGGDEIATRIKVGDPGGGVEGLHRYRVQYTLQDVVKNGKLAWDAVGTGWRVDRADVEIHVVAPYGLTGTRCVHGGWNATDRCRVERTGPGALSVRLAVLKGKEGVTLYATGGKKGTGAADRLPAPPTGKAVGTTVERPLKAVLLAVGAALAAAVIACGLLRVAGRDRYAPEGPDGTPGRARRVGHRGLISALTPSAALPEGLTPAQGGVLLAERVEPEHRIAWLLGAAVDGHITLSGSTQAPTIRRGTGIATADPDTRDILRRMLGGLDELTLGRYDPGFLAAWEAIGSHLERWQGSSGNWDESAARRVTVVRRVGTALAGAGFVTAVVGAVLGGGRNPAGDPALLAGAIALGAGLAAALFGMELHSRTPAGTRLWLRVEALRRYLADPAALPDSGHLDDRQVERYTAWAVALGLGSSWQRALEDSAVTTTRRTSTVRTLEPSLALGLHSACARTHTRPASSSSGSSGGSSFNSGSSGSVGGGSGGGGGGSW